The proteins below are encoded in one region of Candidatus Lernaella stagnicola:
- a CDS encoding TonB-dependent receptor yields the protein MKYLLPLLMCICLSCGLAWADDSDSEDDSEPAAVTRDEVVVTANRGREVDFLSDRSLSILSMQRLKEITPRTTPEALWDTPGTYVQTTNYGGGSPIIRGLIGPQVLIMLDGVRLNNSTYRTGPVQYLNMIDPYSISRVEVLRGPGSVLYGSDAMGGVIQLFPLAPRQYDEFDGHGTVAGRFNSADYGRRGHAHAEAGYGPVALLGGGTYGESDDLIGGRDIGEQVYTGYENWSAIGRLNLTFGHWGVSAGTLFHEIVDAGRTDKYFDKGSLSLYDNRDQLVYGKINAEFLPIHTRAEAIVSYQLFFERKDGVQFAEDLRTEQGTTRDEVNVGTIGTDLALATSLLDDRFILRYGGMWYFDNVDANREKRDAPGELFTETPDKPYPDGSTYANYGAYLMAQGDPVSTESGHILRLKGGARYHGMRGIAPEENDLPEVDFDFAGAVFLGGLQYLYDPYATVAFTYSQGFRSPNLQEAIQLGDTGKYFHIPNEDLEPETADTFELLARGRIWRFEIGSAAYVTYLHDLINREETSWRGETEIGEKPVVQNVNGGEGRLWGLEPQLFVDVGGGLSLSGHLTYTWGEEDRLDDTTEPLTRIPPLFGQALVRYDTADAGFWRGFIEVYGRGAGRQERLSPEDTTDARIPEDGTPEWWTWNVRTGLVAYEHLRLGLAVENLTNVEYKYHGSGVFGPGTNALLTADLSF from the coding sequence ATGAAATACCTCCTCCCATTACTCATGTGCATCTGCCTCTCGTGCGGCTTGGCTTGGGCCGACGACTCCGACTCCGAGGACGACTCGGAACCCGCCGCCGTCACTCGCGACGAAGTCGTCGTCACCGCCAACCGAGGCAGGGAAGTCGACTTCCTGTCCGACCGCTCGCTGTCGATCCTTTCGATGCAACGCCTTAAGGAAATCACGCCGCGCACCACGCCCGAGGCTCTGTGGGATACGCCCGGCACTTACGTGCAAACCACGAATTACGGTGGCGGCTCACCGATCATTCGCGGCTTGATCGGCCCGCAGGTCCTGATCATGCTCGACGGCGTCCGCCTCAACAATTCCACCTATCGCACCGGCCCGGTGCAGTATCTGAATATGATCGATCCCTACTCCATCTCCCGCGTCGAAGTGCTGCGCGGTCCCGGTTCAGTCCTCTACGGTTCGGACGCGATGGGCGGCGTCATTCAGTTATTCCCGCTGGCGCCGCGTCAATACGACGAATTCGACGGACACGGCACCGTCGCCGGGCGCTTCAACTCCGCCGACTACGGCCGCCGGGGACACGCGCACGCCGAAGCGGGTTACGGCCCCGTCGCACTGTTGGGCGGCGGCACGTACGGCGAAAGTGACGACCTGATCGGCGGGCGCGACATCGGCGAACAAGTCTACACGGGTTACGAAAATTGGTCGGCAATCGGCCGGTTGAATCTGACCTTCGGCCATTGGGGCGTCAGTGCCGGCACCTTGTTCCATGAGATCGTCGACGCCGGGCGCACCGACAAGTATTTCGACAAGGGTTCTTTGTCGCTGTACGACAACCGCGACCAACTGGTCTACGGCAAAATCAACGCCGAGTTCCTGCCGATTCACACCCGCGCCGAGGCGATCGTCTCCTACCAACTTTTCTTCGAACGCAAAGACGGCGTACAGTTCGCCGAGGATCTGCGCACCGAACAAGGCACGACGCGCGACGAAGTCAACGTCGGCACCATCGGTACCGACTTGGCGCTTGCCACCAGCCTGCTCGACGATCGCTTCATCCTGCGTTACGGCGGCATGTGGTATTTCGACAACGTCGACGCCAACCGCGAAAAACGTGACGCCCCCGGCGAACTCTTCACCGAAACGCCCGACAAGCCCTACCCGGATGGCTCGACGTACGCCAATTACGGCGCGTATTTGATGGCGCAGGGCGATCCGGTCTCAACCGAATCGGGCCATATCCTGCGTCTAAAGGGCGGCGCGCGATATCACGGAATGCGCGGTATCGCCCCCGAAGAAAACGACCTGCCGGAAGTCGACTTCGATTTCGCCGGCGCCGTGTTTCTCGGCGGCCTGCAGTACCTGTACGACCCTTACGCGACCGTGGCCTTCACCTACTCGCAGGGTTTCCGCTCGCCGAACCTCCAGGAGGCGATTCAACTCGGCGACACCGGCAAGTACTTTCACATTCCCAACGAAGACCTCGAGCCCGAGACAGCCGACACTTTCGAGTTGCTGGCCCGCGGACGCATTTGGCGTTTTGAAATCGGGTCCGCCGCGTACGTGACTTATCTGCACGACTTGATCAACCGCGAAGAAACGAGCTGGCGCGGCGAAACCGAGATCGGCGAGAAACCCGTCGTGCAAAACGTCAACGGCGGCGAAGGCAGGCTGTGGGGCCTCGAGCCGCAACTGTTTGTCGATGTCGGCGGCGGCCTCTCCCTCAGCGGGCACCTCACCTACACCTGGGGCGAAGAGGACCGCCTGGATGATACCACCGAGCCGTTGACGCGCATTCCACCTCTGTTCGGCCAAGCCCTCGTGCGCTACGATACCGCCGATGCCGGCTTTTGGCGGGGTTTTATTGAAGTGTACGGCCGCGGCGCCGGACGACAAGAACGCCTCTCGCCCGAAGATACGACCGACGCCCGCATTCCCGAAGACGGTACTCCCGAATGGTGGACGTGGAACGTGCGAACCGGCTTGGTGGCGTACGAACATCTGCGCTTGGGATTGGCCGTAGAGAACCTGACCAACGTCGAATACAAGTACCATGGCTCCGGCGTGTTCGGTCCGGGGACAAACGCGCTATTAACGGCGGACTTGTCCTTCTAG
- a CDS encoding glycosyltransferase 87 family protein, with translation MSAKEFFTRHWHKKMDAARPPRLHIVLFWIVTTVLAVWLISQRRAWGYQEFKAWAALIFGIYVILRVFLRPRDWLERLPLQIILFLMVFFTLLHAEGKDANRLVNHDRIRTWNVYHYYMGAKYFDELGYLDLYTHTILADREDRNHLENIRKLRDLTDYRKKRVADLVPEERNLEFTDARWRDFQRDLRALLPRASGPGWGNMLVDRGYNGTPFWNTYGAALAETLSIRGRGDRRLLCSLDFFVYALIFLAICFAFGLEPALLFVAGVALMPQNDHRFIGGFLQYDWLAAIVLGVCFLKKRMPIPAAISLGLGTLMRLFPLVLAAGLAVPAFRQLLREKRIDKFYWKFFAAFVLTGMLGLWIGSWNARGWNSWLEWKSEIDVHNHEHVYGGRRVGLKHLFTKPFGYGPDDGHFDKRRMLKKQKPYYWAAAAAFLALFLAATWRRGRFNAVLLAMIVVFALLVSSRYYWSMIAFLLFWQRNDEDDEEWHPTIFAGVAVFFVSWHLWRYIPTVKDFYFHYIRFNSLIAMLFAAWALWLIGKDMRDVGWLARPERALRRMLQSPPPEEETLENAAPTVTPEVESTPDVAKSEDFD, from the coding sequence GTGAGCGCTAAAGAATTCTTTACCCGGCACTGGCATAAAAAGATGGACGCCGCGCGACCTCCGCGCCTCCATATTGTCCTGTTTTGGATAGTGACGACCGTCCTTGCCGTTTGGCTGATTTCGCAGCGGCGTGCTTGGGGTTACCAGGAATTCAAAGCGTGGGCGGCCTTGATTTTCGGCATCTACGTGATTCTGCGCGTATTTCTCCGCCCGCGGGACTGGCTGGAACGCCTGCCCCTGCAAATCATCCTGTTTTTGATGGTGTTTTTCACGCTGCTGCACGCCGAAGGGAAAGATGCCAACCGGTTGGTCAACCACGACCGCATCCGAACCTGGAACGTTTACCATTATTATATGGGCGCCAAGTATTTCGATGAGTTGGGTTACCTCGACCTGTACACCCACACGATTCTGGCCGACCGCGAAGACCGCAATCACCTGGAAAACATTCGCAAATTACGCGATTTGACCGACTACCGAAAAAAGCGCGTTGCCGATCTGGTGCCCGAGGAACGCAACCTCGAATTCACCGATGCCCGCTGGCGCGATTTCCAGCGTGATCTCAGGGCGTTGTTGCCCCGCGCTTCCGGCCCCGGCTGGGGCAATATGCTGGTCGATCGCGGTTACAACGGCACCCCCTTCTGGAACACCTACGGCGCCGCGCTCGCCGAAACTCTCAGCATTCGCGGTCGCGGTGACCGGCGCTTGCTTTGTAGTTTGGATTTCTTCGTTTATGCGCTGATTTTCCTGGCGATTTGCTTCGCGTTCGGCCTGGAACCGGCGCTATTGTTCGTGGCCGGCGTGGCGCTGATGCCCCAAAACGACCACCGGTTCATCGGCGGCTTCCTGCAATACGACTGGCTGGCCGCGATCGTACTTGGCGTTTGCTTCCTGAAAAAACGAATGCCGATCCCGGCGGCGATCAGCCTGGGTCTGGGCACCTTGATGCGCCTGTTCCCGTTAGTGCTGGCCGCCGGACTAGCAGTGCCCGCGTTCCGCCAACTGCTGCGGGAAAAGCGTATCGACAAGTTCTACTGGAAATTTTTCGCCGCCTTCGTGCTGACCGGCATGCTGGGCTTGTGGATCGGGTCCTGGAACGCCCGCGGCTGGAATAGCTGGCTGGAGTGGAAGAGTGAAATCGACGTCCACAACCACGAGCACGTCTACGGCGGGCGACGCGTCGGCTTGAAGCACTTGTTTACCAAGCCTTTCGGCTACGGCCCTGATGACGGCCATTTCGATAAGCGCCGCATGCTCAAGAAACAGAAGCCCTATTACTGGGCGGCGGCGGCGGCCTTCTTGGCGCTGTTTCTCGCGGCGACGTGGCGGCGCGGTCGTTTCAACGCCGTACTGCTGGCGATGATTGTGGTGTTCGCCTTGCTTGTATCGTCGCGCTACTACTGGTCGATGATCGCCTTTTTGCTTTTCTGGCAGCGAAACGACGAGGATGACGAAGAGTGGCATCCGACGATTTTCGCCGGTGTGGCGGTGTTTTTCGTTTCGTGGCATTTGTGGCGATACATCCCCACAGTGAAGGACTTCTACTTCCATTACATTCGCTTCAACTCCCTCATTGCGATGCTGTTCGCCGCCTGGGCATTGTGGTTGATCGGCAAGGACATGCGCGATGTCGGCTGGCTGGCCCGGCCGGAACGCGCCTTGCGCCGCATGCTACAATCGCCGCCGCCGGAAGAAGAAACGTTGGAAAACGCCGCACCGACGGTGACGCCGGAGGTCGAATCGACCCCGGACGTTGCCAAGAGTGAGGATTTCGATTAA